From the Rhinoderma darwinii isolate aRhiDar2 chromosome 12, aRhiDar2.hap1, whole genome shotgun sequence genome, one window contains:
- the GPR135 gene encoding G-protein coupled receptor 135: MELPLALLSNLTALGGPGAGTSVTTAAGRDGAELSSGTAAPGTNRSSTEPGPTAAAGGSPLLHGVAVACQALLLLAIFLLSCLGNCAVILVIAKHRQLRTVTNAFILSLSLSDFLTALLCLPFSFVLLFSRGGVWLFGDRFCFANGFFNSCFGIVSTLTMTLISLDRYYAIVRQPQEKIGRTRAVQLLVAAWLTALGFSFPWYLLAKEQWVVHKRGYYHCMYVFHSAGSRLGAAYSISLIVLCYLLPFGLMCFCHYNICKAVRLSEIRVRPVTTYAHLLRFYSEMRTATTVLIMIVFIICCWGPYCVMGLVAAAGDYPFTPLMDTVAIWMAWANGAINPLIYAIRNPNISMLLGRNREEGYRTRNIAAYLCTQGQNREVRGRADPIRDRYGNRHGQGSRVSSSSPANGGDLAMWACKNPTVLFCRDGQPDTMSEPAGIKSETADTSL; the protein is encoded by the coding sequence ATGGAGCTACCCCTGGCTCTGCTGAGCAACCTGACGGCTCTGGGCGGCCCGGGGGCCGGAACATCAGTAACAACAGCTGCAGGAAGAGACGGTGCAGAGCTGAGCTCCGGTACCGCTGCTCCCGGCACTAATCGCAGCTCCACCGAGCCGGGTCCGACTGCGGCGGCCGGCGGGAGCCCGCTGCTGCACGGGGTGGCCGTGGCTTGTCAGGCGCTGCTGCTGCTCGCCATCTTCCTGCTCTCCTGCCTGGGCAACTGCGCCGTCATCCTGGTGATCGCCAAGCACCGGCAGCTCCGCACTGTGACTAACGCCTTCATCCTGTCCCTGTCTCTGTCCGACTTCCTGACCGCCCTGCTCTGCCTGCCCTTCTCCTTCGTGCTGCTCTTCTCCCGCGGTGGAGTCTGGCTCTTCGGGGATCGCTTCTGCTTTGCTAACGGCTTCTTCAACTCCTGCTTCGGCATCGTGTCCACCCTCACCATGACCCTCATCTCCCTGGACCGCTACTACGCCATCGTGCGGCAGCCGCAGGAAAAGATCGGGCGCACCAGGGCTGTGCAGCTGCTGGTGGCCGCCTGGCTCACGGCCTTGGGCTTCTCCTTCCCTTGGTACCTGTTGGCCAAAGAGCAATGGGTGGTCCATAAAAGGGGCTACTACCACTGCATGTACGTGTTCCACTCTGCGGGCTCCAGGCTAGGGGCGGCCTACAGCATCTCCCTCATTGTCCTCTGTTACCTCCTGCCCTTTGGCCTCATGTGTTTCTGTCACTATAACATCTGTAAAGCTGTAAGGCTCTCGGAGATCCGCGTGCGGCCGGTGACCACCTACGCCCACCTGCTGCGCTTCTACAGCGAGATGAGAACGGCCACCACTGTGCTCATCATGATCGTGTTCATCATCTGTTGCTGGGGACCCTATTGTGTTATGGGTCTGGTGGCGGCGGCCGGGGACTATCCGTTCACACCACTTATGGACACCGTGGCCATATGGATGGCGTGGGCCAATGGGGCCATCAACCCGCTGATCTATGCTATTCGCAACCCTAATATCTCCATGCTGCTCGGCCGGAATCGAGAGGAGGGCTACAGGACTAGGAACATTGCAGCCTATCTGTGTACGCAGGGTCAGAACCGAGAGGTCAGAGGCCGGGCGGACCCTATCCGTGATCGATACGGTAACCGGCATGGACAGGGCAGTAGGGTCTCGTCCTCCAGTCCGGCTAATGGTGGAGATCTGGCTATGTGGGCCTGTAAGAACCCAACCGTGCTGTTTTGTCGGGATGGACAACCGGATACCATGTCAGAACCAGCTGGCATAAAATCTGAGACTGCGGATACCAGTCTATGA